A region from the Drosophila takahashii strain IR98-3 E-12201 chromosome 2L, DtakHiC1v2, whole genome shotgun sequence genome encodes:
- the aub gene encoding protein aubergine isoform X1 → MNLPPNTGTARGRGRGNKRNEEANRGMAPQLGQSPHSSQSGRTETMRSGGQGSSSEVPLSHLQQSGDTKSSEVEVQSSEGDPRGSVRGRRLITDVVHSRPQGLTTKNGTSGTKITVQTNYFKLLKRPNWTIYQYRVDFVPDVDNTRLRRAFMNHHRSVLGGYIFDGTILFCTSQFKPVQNSPYVLELVTKSREGENYEIKIKSVGSVEAADNQQFQVLNLILRRAMEGLNLQLVSRNFFDPQAKINLESYRMELWPGYQTSIRQHESDILLCAEIAHKVMRTDTLYNILSEAIRDNDDYQTAFKRDVMGMIVLTDYNNKTYRVDDVDFASSPLSKFNTKDGDISYVEYYKKRYNITIRDFKQPLVVSRPTEKNIRGGVDQLIMLIPELARATGMTDAMRANFRLMKAMSEHTRLTPDRRIERLRVFNQRLKSAKESMETLKSWNVELDSALVEIPARVLPPEKIVFGNNKRFLCDARADWTNEFRNSSMYSHVDIKRWYVITPARNLRETQEFVKMCIRAASGMKMQISEPRYDEIKDDRNGTYSQSIDNAVAKDPQIVMVVIKATNEEKYSCIKKRTCVDRPVPSQVVTLRVIAPRQEKSAGLMSIATKVVIQMNAKLMGAPWMIELPLRGLMTVGFDVCHSSKNKNKSYGALVATMDQKTSCRYFSSVTEHMKGQELSDQMSLNMTCALKAYREHHGTLPERILFFRDGVGDGQLYQVVNTEVKFLKAKLDEIYKSAGKEEGCRMAFIIVSKRINSRYFVNKRNPLPGTVVDDVITLPERYDFFLVSQAVRQGTVSPTSYNVISDNMGLSADKLQMLAYKMTHMYYNFSGTVRVPAVCQYAHKLAFLVAESINRSPSAGLENQLYFL, encoded by the exons atgaatttgccACCCAATACTGGAACCGCTCGCGGACGCGGTCGCGGGAACAAGCGAAATGAAGAAGCAAACCGCGGCATGGCTCCCCAATTG GGCCAGTCTCCGCATTCCTCGCAATCAGGAAGAACTGAAACAATGAGGTCGGGTGGTCAGGGTTCATCGAGTGAGGTACCGCTGAGCCACTTACAGCAGTCGGGAGACACGAAGTCGAGCGAGGTGGAAGTTCAGAGCTCTGAGG GTGATCCTCGTGGGTCGGTGCGTGGTCGTCGTCTGATTACAGATGTCGTACACTCCCGTCCTCAGGGACTGACAACCAAGAATGGAACATCTGGAACCAAAATTACTGTCCAGACAAACTATTTCAAACTTCTGAAACGCCCAAACTGGACCATCTACCAGTACCGCGTTGACTTTGTCCCTGATGTGGACAACACGCGTTTACGTCGGGCTTTTATGAACCACCATCGAAGCGTTTTGGGTGGCTACATATTTGACGGAACCATTTTGTTTTGCACCAGTCAGTTTAAGCCGGTGCAAAATAGCCCCTATGTTCTGGAACTCGTCACGAAGAGTCGTGAGGGGGAAAACTATGAGATCAAAATCAAGTCTGTTGGGTCCGTGGAGGCAGCTGATAACCAGCAGTTCCAGGTCTTGAACCTGATCCTGCGCAGGGCAATGGAGGGCTTGAACTTGCAGTTGGTGTCTCGCAACTTTTTCGATCCTCAAGCAAAG ATTAATTTGGAGAGCTACCGCATGGAGCTCTGGCCTGGGTACCAGACATCGATTCGCCAACACGAAAGTGATATTTTACTTTGTGCAGAAATCGCACATAAAGTTATGAGAACTGATACCTTGTACAACATTTTATCCGAGGCTATTCGAGACAACGACGATTATCAAACCGCATTCAAACGAGATGTAATGG GTATGATTGTGCTAACTGATTACAATAATAAAACTTATCGCGTCGATGATGTTGATTTTGCTTCGTCGCCATTATCTAAGTTTAATACCAAAGATGGCGACATTTCTTATGTGGAGTACTACAAAAAG cgaTACAACATCACTATCCGAGACTTCAAGCAGCCTCTGGTCGTGTCTCGACCCACCGAGAAAAACATTCGTGGAGGTGTTGATCAACTCATCATGCTTATTCCCGAGCTGGCTCGGGCCACAGGCATGACCGACGCAATGCGCGCCAATTTCCG CTTGATGAAGGCCATGAGCGAGCATACCAGACTGACTCCGGATCGTCGCATTGAGCGCCTGCGCGTGTTCAACCAGCGATTGAAGTCTGCCAAGGAGAGCATGGAAACCCTTAAGTCCTGGAACGTCGAACTGGACTCAGCCTTGGTGGAAATCCCAGCTCGCGTTCTGCCACCGGAGAAAATCGTGTTCGGCAACAATAAGAGATTCTTGTGCGACGCTCGCGCCGATTGGACCAATGAGTTCCGCAACTCCTCGATGTACAGTCACGTGGACATTAAGAGGTGGTATGTGATCACTCCGGCTCGAAACTTGCGTGAGACGCAGGAGTTCGTGAAGATGTGCATCCGTGCAGCCAGCGGAATGAAGATGCAAATCTCTGAGCCTCGCTA CGATGAAATCAAGGACGACCGTAATGGCACTTACTCTCAGTCGATCGATAATGCCGTGGCCAAGGATCCACAAATTGTGATGGTTGTGATAAAGGCTACAAATGAAGAGAA GTACAGCTGCATCAAGAAGCGCACCTGCGTGGACAGACCGGTGCCCTCGCAGGTTGTAACTTTAAGAGTTATCGCTCCACGGCAGGAGAAATCTGCTGGGCTTATGTCAATTGCCACAAAGGTGGTTATACAGATGAACGCCAAATTGATGGGTGCGCCCTGGATGATTGAGCTGCCTCTCCGCGGCTTGATGACTGTCGGTTTCGACGTCTGCCACTCGTCGAAGAACAAAAATAAGTCATATGGAGCTCTGGTAGCTACCATGGACCAAAAGACTTCGTGCCGCTACTTCTCCTCGGTGACCGAGCATATGAAGGGCCAGGAGTTGTCCGACCAGATGTCGCTGAATATGACATGCGCCCTGAAAGCCTACCGGGAGCACCACGGTACCTTGCCCGAGCGCATTCTTTTCTTCCGCGACGGTGTCGGCGATGGACAGCTCTACCAGGTTGTCAACACCGAAGTAAAGTTCCTGAAGGCCAAGCTGGACGAAATATATAAATCGGCTGGCAAGGAGGAGGGCTGTCGCATGGCCTTTATCATCGTGTCCAAGCGAATCAACTCTCGTTACTTTGTAAATAAGAGAAATCCGCTTCCGGGCACGGTTGTTGACGATGTGATCACCCTGCCCGAGCGGTACGACTTCTTCCTGGTGTCGCAGGCAGTTCGTCAGGGAACAGTGTCGCCCACGAGCTACAACGTCATATCCGACAACATGGGCCTGTCCGCCGATAAGCTTCAGATGCTCGCCTATAAAATGACCCATATGTATTACAACTTCTCCGGGACTGTCCGGGTCCCCGCCGTGTGCCAGTACGCCCACAAACTGGCATTCCTTGTGGCCGAAAGTATTAATCGCTCCCCTTCTGCCGGATTGGAGAACCAACTatactttttgtaa
- the aub gene encoding protein aubergine isoform X2 — protein sequence MRSGGQGSSSEVPLSHLQQSGDTKSSEVEVQSSEGDPRGSVRGRRLITDVVHSRPQGLTTKNGTSGTKITVQTNYFKLLKRPNWTIYQYRVDFVPDVDNTRLRRAFMNHHRSVLGGYIFDGTILFCTSQFKPVQNSPYVLELVTKSREGENYEIKIKSVGSVEAADNQQFQVLNLILRRAMEGLNLQLVSRNFFDPQAKINLESYRMELWPGYQTSIRQHESDILLCAEIAHKVMRTDTLYNILSEAIRDNDDYQTAFKRDVMGMIVLTDYNNKTYRVDDVDFASSPLSKFNTKDGDISYVEYYKKRYNITIRDFKQPLVVSRPTEKNIRGGVDQLIMLIPELARATGMTDAMRANFRLMKAMSEHTRLTPDRRIERLRVFNQRLKSAKESMETLKSWNVELDSALVEIPARVLPPEKIVFGNNKRFLCDARADWTNEFRNSSMYSHVDIKRWYVITPARNLRETQEFVKMCIRAASGMKMQISEPRYDEIKDDRNGTYSQSIDNAVAKDPQIVMVVIKATNEEKYSCIKKRTCVDRPVPSQVVTLRVIAPRQEKSAGLMSIATKVVIQMNAKLMGAPWMIELPLRGLMTVGFDVCHSSKNKNKSYGALVATMDQKTSCRYFSSVTEHMKGQELSDQMSLNMTCALKAYREHHGTLPERILFFRDGVGDGQLYQVVNTEVKFLKAKLDEIYKSAGKEEGCRMAFIIVSKRINSRYFVNKRNPLPGTVVDDVITLPERYDFFLVSQAVRQGTVSPTSYNVISDNMGLSADKLQMLAYKMTHMYYNFSGTVRVPAVCQYAHKLAFLVAESINRSPSAGLENQLYFL from the exons ATGAGGTCGGGTGGTCAGGGTTCATCGAGTGAGGTACCGCTGAGCCACTTACAGCAGTCGGGAGACACGAAGTCGAGCGAGGTGGAAGTTCAGAGCTCTGAGG GTGATCCTCGTGGGTCGGTGCGTGGTCGTCGTCTGATTACAGATGTCGTACACTCCCGTCCTCAGGGACTGACAACCAAGAATGGAACATCTGGAACCAAAATTACTGTCCAGACAAACTATTTCAAACTTCTGAAACGCCCAAACTGGACCATCTACCAGTACCGCGTTGACTTTGTCCCTGATGTGGACAACACGCGTTTACGTCGGGCTTTTATGAACCACCATCGAAGCGTTTTGGGTGGCTACATATTTGACGGAACCATTTTGTTTTGCACCAGTCAGTTTAAGCCGGTGCAAAATAGCCCCTATGTTCTGGAACTCGTCACGAAGAGTCGTGAGGGGGAAAACTATGAGATCAAAATCAAGTCTGTTGGGTCCGTGGAGGCAGCTGATAACCAGCAGTTCCAGGTCTTGAACCTGATCCTGCGCAGGGCAATGGAGGGCTTGAACTTGCAGTTGGTGTCTCGCAACTTTTTCGATCCTCAAGCAAAG ATTAATTTGGAGAGCTACCGCATGGAGCTCTGGCCTGGGTACCAGACATCGATTCGCCAACACGAAAGTGATATTTTACTTTGTGCAGAAATCGCACATAAAGTTATGAGAACTGATACCTTGTACAACATTTTATCCGAGGCTATTCGAGACAACGACGATTATCAAACCGCATTCAAACGAGATGTAATGG GTATGATTGTGCTAACTGATTACAATAATAAAACTTATCGCGTCGATGATGTTGATTTTGCTTCGTCGCCATTATCTAAGTTTAATACCAAAGATGGCGACATTTCTTATGTGGAGTACTACAAAAAG cgaTACAACATCACTATCCGAGACTTCAAGCAGCCTCTGGTCGTGTCTCGACCCACCGAGAAAAACATTCGTGGAGGTGTTGATCAACTCATCATGCTTATTCCCGAGCTGGCTCGGGCCACAGGCATGACCGACGCAATGCGCGCCAATTTCCG CTTGATGAAGGCCATGAGCGAGCATACCAGACTGACTCCGGATCGTCGCATTGAGCGCCTGCGCGTGTTCAACCAGCGATTGAAGTCTGCCAAGGAGAGCATGGAAACCCTTAAGTCCTGGAACGTCGAACTGGACTCAGCCTTGGTGGAAATCCCAGCTCGCGTTCTGCCACCGGAGAAAATCGTGTTCGGCAACAATAAGAGATTCTTGTGCGACGCTCGCGCCGATTGGACCAATGAGTTCCGCAACTCCTCGATGTACAGTCACGTGGACATTAAGAGGTGGTATGTGATCACTCCGGCTCGAAACTTGCGTGAGACGCAGGAGTTCGTGAAGATGTGCATCCGTGCAGCCAGCGGAATGAAGATGCAAATCTCTGAGCCTCGCTA CGATGAAATCAAGGACGACCGTAATGGCACTTACTCTCAGTCGATCGATAATGCCGTGGCCAAGGATCCACAAATTGTGATGGTTGTGATAAAGGCTACAAATGAAGAGAA GTACAGCTGCATCAAGAAGCGCACCTGCGTGGACAGACCGGTGCCCTCGCAGGTTGTAACTTTAAGAGTTATCGCTCCACGGCAGGAGAAATCTGCTGGGCTTATGTCAATTGCCACAAAGGTGGTTATACAGATGAACGCCAAATTGATGGGTGCGCCCTGGATGATTGAGCTGCCTCTCCGCGGCTTGATGACTGTCGGTTTCGACGTCTGCCACTCGTCGAAGAACAAAAATAAGTCATATGGAGCTCTGGTAGCTACCATGGACCAAAAGACTTCGTGCCGCTACTTCTCCTCGGTGACCGAGCATATGAAGGGCCAGGAGTTGTCCGACCAGATGTCGCTGAATATGACATGCGCCCTGAAAGCCTACCGGGAGCACCACGGTACCTTGCCCGAGCGCATTCTTTTCTTCCGCGACGGTGTCGGCGATGGACAGCTCTACCAGGTTGTCAACACCGAAGTAAAGTTCCTGAAGGCCAAGCTGGACGAAATATATAAATCGGCTGGCAAGGAGGAGGGCTGTCGCATGGCCTTTATCATCGTGTCCAAGCGAATCAACTCTCGTTACTTTGTAAATAAGAGAAATCCGCTTCCGGGCACGGTTGTTGACGATGTGATCACCCTGCCCGAGCGGTACGACTTCTTCCTGGTGTCGCAGGCAGTTCGTCAGGGAACAGTGTCGCCCACGAGCTACAACGTCATATCCGACAACATGGGCCTGTCCGCCGATAAGCTTCAGATGCTCGCCTATAAAATGACCCATATGTATTACAACTTCTCCGGGACTGTCCGGGTCCCCGCCGTGTGCCAGTACGCCCACAAACTGGCATTCCTTGTGGCCGAAAGTATTAATCGCTCCCCTTCTGCCGGATTGGAGAACCAACTatactttttgtaa
- the lectin-33A gene encoding C-type lectin 37Db, which translates to MTNKEIIFVVLLAVTLGITAEICPSPFDRVGNKCYHVSLQKANWHVADRSCRKLGGELMVLDDQEDKLLTTEYLKSLGLSFSQSWHHSVWVGITCLGNTRTFLLAKNGDNVPFLNWVPREPNNASPEEDCVGFANYNGAYGYHDIECKVQFPFVCQRQATEDYLCLKRQQFLEVLL; encoded by the exons ATGACCAACAAAGAGATCATTTTTGTCGTTCTTCTAGCCGTAACATTGGGTATAACTGCGGAGATTTGTCCATCACCTTTTGATCGAGTTGGCAACAAATGCTACCACGTGTCCTTACAAAAG gccaaCTGGCATGTTGCCGACCGCAGCTGTCGAAAGCTCGGAGGCGAACTAATGGTGTTAGATGACCAGGAAGACAAACTATTAACGACCGAATATCTGAAGAGTCTGGGGCTTTCGTTCTCCCAAAGCTGGCATCATTCCGTCTGGGTTGGGATCACATGTCTTGGAAACACCCGCACGTTCCTCCTCGCCAAAAATGGCGATAATGTGCCATTCCTGAACTGGGTGCCCAGAGAACCAAACAATGCGTCTCCCGAAGAAGATTGCGTGGGTTTTGCAAATTACAACGGAGCCTATGGGTACCACGATATAGAGTGTAAAGTCCAGTTCCCTTTTGTTTGTCAGAGGCAAGCAACGGAGGATTATCTGTGCCTTAAACGGCAACAGTTCTTGGAGGTACTCTTGTGA